A genomic stretch from Theobroma cacao cultivar B97-61/B2 chromosome 4, Criollo_cocoa_genome_V2, whole genome shotgun sequence includes:
- the LOC108660436 gene encoding heat shock 70 kDa protein 6, chloroplastic, whose translation MASSTAQIHVLGGMGFASSRKPNHHSPRTVFFGQRLGKTSSLNAAFLRLAKANGKRCNVGPVRVVNEKVVGIDLGTTNSAVAAMEGGKPTIVTNAEGQRTTPSVVAYTKNGDRLVGQIAKRQAVVNPENTFFSVKRFIGRKMSEVDEESKQVSYRVVRDENGNVKLECPAIGKQFAAEEISAQVLRKLVDDASKFLNDKVTKAVVTVPAYFNDSQRTATKDAGRIAGLEVLRIINEPTAASLAYGFEKKNNETILVFDLGGGTFDVSVLEVGDGVFEVLSTSGDTHLGGDDFDKRIVDWLADNFKRDEGIDLLKDKQALQRLTETAEKAKMELSSLTQTNISLPFITATAEGPKHIETTLTRVKFEELCSDLLDRLKTPVENSLRDAKLSFKDIDEVILVGGSTRMPAVQELVRKMTSKEPNVTVNPDEVVALGAAVQAGVLAGDVSDIVLLDVTPLSLGLETLGGVMTKIIPRNTTLPTSKSEVFSTAADGQTSVEINVLQGEREFVRDNKSLGSFRLDGIPPAPRGVPQIEVKFDIDANGILSVTAVDKGTGKKQDITITGASTLPSDEVDRMVKEAERFAKEDKERRDAIDTKNQADSVVYQTEKQLKELGDKVPGPVKEKVEAKLQELKDAISGDSTQGMKDAMAALNQEVMQLGQSLYNQPGAGGSAGPAPGGESGPSDSSNKGPDGDVIDADFTDSK comes from the exons ATGGCTTCCTCCACTGCCCAAATCCATGTCCTTGGTGGTATGGGCTTCGCATCCTCGAGAAAACCCAACCACCATTCACCCAGAACGGTTTTCTTTGGTCAAAGACTGGGAAAAACATCTTCGTTAAACGCCGCCTTCTTACGACTGGCTAAAGCCAACGGTAAGCGGTGCAATGTTGGGCCGGTCAGAGTAGTGAACGAGAAAGTGGTCGGTATCGATCTTGGGACCACCAACTCGGCCGTGGCGGCCATGGAAGGAGGGAAGCCGACTATAGTTACTAACGCGGAAGGGCAGAGAACGACGCCGTCTGTGGTGGCTTATACCAAGAATGGGGATAGGTTGGTTGGTCAGATTGCGAAACGGCAAGCCGTCGTGAACCCTGAGAATACGTTTTTCTCTGTGAAGAGGTTTATAGGAAGAAAGATGTCGGAAGTGGATGAGGAATCTAAACAGGTCTCTTACAGGGTAGTTAGAGATGAGAACGGGAATGTTAAGCTTGAGTGTCCTGCCATCGGTAAACAATTCGCTGCTGAGGAAATTTCAGCTCAG GTCTTGAGAAAGCTCGTTGATGatgcttcaaaatttttgaatgatAAAGTGACCAAAGCTGTTGTTACTGTCCCTGCTTACTTCAATGATTCCCAAAGGACAGCAACAAAGGATGCTGGTCGAATTGCTGGGCTAGAAGTTCTCCGGATTATCAATGAACCTACTGCTGCCTCTCTGGCATATGGGTTTGAGAAGAAGAACAATGAAACCATCCTTGTGTTTGATCTTGGAGGTGGTACTTTTGACGTTTCAG TGCTTGAGGTTGGTGATGGAGTGTTTGAGGTGCTCTCTACATCTGGAGACACACATTTGGGTGGTGATGACTTTGATAAG CGAATTGTTGATTGGCTTGCTGACAACTTTAAGAGAGATGAAGGCATAGATCTTTTGAAAGACAAACAAGCTCTTCAGCGGTTAACTGAGACAGCCGAGAAAGCTAAAATGGAGTTATCATCTTTGACTCAAACAAACATAAG TTTACCTTTCATTACTGCCACTGCAGAAGGCCCCAAACACATTGAGACAACTCTTACCAGGGTTAAGTTTGAGGAACTCTGCTCAGACCTGCTTGACAG GCTGAAGACACCAGTGGAGAATTCCTTGAGGGATGCAAAACTTTCTTTTAAAGACATAGATGAGGTAATTCTTGTTGGTGGATCAACACGTATGCCTGCTGTTCAGGAACTTGTGAGGAAGATGACCAGCAAGGAACCTAATGTGACCGTCAATCCAGATGAAGTTGTTGCCCTGGGGGCTGCAGTTCAG GCCGGTGTTTTAGCTGGAGATGTCAGTGATATTGTGCTTTTGGATGTGACACCTTTGTCACTTGGACTGGAAACTCTGGGTGGTGTTATGACCAAAATCATCCCAAGAAACACTACATTGCCCACCTCCAAATCAGAAGTGTTCTCAACAGCTGCTGATGGCCAGACAAGTGTTGAGATTAATGTACTCCAAGGTGAAAGAGAGTTTGTTAGGGATAACAAATCTCTTGGCAGCTTCCGTCTAGATGGTATTCCACCAGCACCTCGTGGGGTTCCACAGATTGAAGTCAAATTTGACATTGATGCCAATGGGATCCTCTCTGTCACTGCTGTTGATAAGGGCACTGGGAAGAAGCAAGACATCACCATTACTGGTGCCAGTACCTTGCCCAGTGATGAG GTTGATAGAATGGTAAAGGAAGCTGAGAGATTTGCAAAGGAGGATAAGGAAAGAAGAGATGCTATAGACACAAAGAACCAGGCTGACTCTGTTGTCTACCAGACAGAGAAGCAGCTGAAAGAACTTGGAGACAAGGTACCTGGTCCTGTCAAAGAGAAAGTAGAGGCAAAACTGCAAGAGCTCAAGGATGCAATTTCAGGGGACTCAACTCAAGGTATGAAGGATGCGATGGCTGCCCTCAATCAAGAGGTCATGCAGCTTGGCCAGTCGCTGTACAATCAACCTGGTGCTGGAGGCAGTGCTGGGCCCGCACCTGGTGGTGAAAGTGGGCCTTCAGATTCATCAAACAAGGGGCCTGATGGTGATGTAATCGACGCTGATTTCACTGACAGCAAGTGA